A DNA window from Allokutzneria albata contains the following coding sequences:
- a CDS encoding uracil-DNA glycosylase, with protein sequence MSGRPLNEIMDAGWAKALAPVEDRIAAMGEFLRAEIAAGREYLPAGENVLRAFQQPFDDVRVLIVGQDPYPTPGHAVGLSFSVAPGVRPPASLINIFKEYEQDLGLPLPSSGDLSPWVDQGVLLLNRALTVEPRKPAAHRGKGWEEITEQAIRALAQRDKPMVAILWGRDARNLRPTMPNVPCVESAHPSPMSAHNGFFGSRPFSRANKLLEEQGAAPVEWKLP encoded by the coding sequence GTGTCTGGACGACCGTTGAACGAGATCATGGATGCCGGTTGGGCGAAGGCCCTCGCGCCGGTCGAGGACCGCATCGCCGCGATGGGTGAGTTCCTGCGCGCGGAGATCGCCGCAGGTCGGGAGTACCTGCCCGCGGGGGAGAACGTGCTGCGGGCGTTCCAACAGCCCTTCGACGATGTGCGGGTGCTCATCGTCGGCCAGGACCCGTACCCGACGCCCGGGCACGCGGTCGGGCTCAGCTTCTCCGTCGCCCCCGGGGTGCGCCCGCCCGCCAGCCTGATCAACATCTTCAAGGAGTACGAGCAGGACCTCGGGCTGCCGCTGCCCTCCAGCGGTGACCTGTCGCCGTGGGTGGACCAGGGCGTGCTGCTGCTCAACAGGGCGCTGACGGTGGAGCCGCGCAAGCCCGCCGCGCACCGCGGCAAGGGCTGGGAGGAGATCACCGAGCAGGCCATCAGGGCGCTCGCCCAGCGCGACAAGCCGATGGTGGCGATCCTGTGGGGCCGCGACGCGCGCAACCTCCGGCCCACCATGCCGAACGTGCCCTGCGTGGAGTCGGCGCACCCGAGCCCCATGTCCGCGCACAACGGCTTCTTCGGCTCGCGCCCCTTCAGCAGGGCCAACAAGCTCCTTGAGGAGCAGGGCGCCGCACCGGTCGAGTGGAAGCTCCCCTAG
- a CDS encoding gamma carbonic anhydrase family protein: protein MAIYALGELVPDVHPDAYVHPDATVIGNVVLRAHASVWPQAVLRGDYGRIEVGERTSVQDGTVVHCTPIHPALIGAECVVGHNVHIEGATIGDRCLIGSGSVVLNGAEVGAGAVVGAGAVVSFGGRVPSRRMALGVPARIREGFEVAEDNVDIPVAMYVANIAEYRTKLRRLD from the coding sequence ATGGCCATTTACGCTCTCGGCGAGCTCGTACCGGACGTTCACCCCGATGCCTACGTCCACCCCGATGCCACGGTGATCGGCAACGTCGTGCTCCGCGCGCACGCGTCGGTGTGGCCGCAGGCGGTGTTGCGCGGTGACTACGGGCGGATCGAGGTCGGTGAGCGCACGAGCGTCCAGGACGGAACCGTGGTGCACTGCACGCCGATCCACCCGGCCCTGATCGGTGCGGAGTGCGTTGTCGGCCACAACGTGCACATCGAGGGCGCGACCATCGGCGACCGCTGCCTGATCGGCTCCGGGTCCGTCGTGCTCAACGGCGCGGAGGTCGGCGCGGGTGCCGTCGTCGGGGCCGGTGCGGTGGTGTCCTTCGGCGGGCGGGTGCCCAGCCGCCGCATGGCGCTCGGGGTTCCCGCGCGGATCCGGGAGGGCTTCGAGGTCGCCGAGGACAATGTGGACATTCCCGTCGCCATGTACGTGGCCAACATCGCCGAGTACCGCACCAAGCTCCGGAGGTTGGACTGA